The genomic region ATCCACAGCAGCGCCACGCTCACCGCGATGGCCGCCAGGGCCATGGGGGGCCGGATCGCGCCCCGGGAGCGCCGCGCCAACCGGGCCTCCAGCTCCGCGATGCGCCGCTGACGCTCTTCCTGGACGCGCTGTGCCTCGGACATGAAAAAGCCCTGGACCCCACGAAGGGGCCCAGGGCCGAGCATGCGCCAGCGGAAGCGGGCGCGCTAGGAGGCGATGTTGAAGATCTTCTTCAGGTCGGACTCGATCTCCTCTTCGGAGCAGTCCTTGGCCAGCGACAGCTCCTTGATGAGCAGCGAGCGCGCCGTGTCCAGCATCTTGCGCTCGCCAAAGGAGAGGTCCTTGTCGCCCTTGAGGAGGTACAGATCGCGCAGCACCTCGGCGATCTCGAAGACGGAGCCCGTCTTGATCTTCTCCATGTACTCGCGGTAGCGCCGGTTCCAGGTCGTGGAGTCGACCGAGATGTCCTTCTCCTTGAGGATGGAATAGACCTGCTTGACGTCCTCCTCGCTGATGATCTCCCGCAGGCCCACCGAGCCGACCTTATTGATCGGAATCATGATCCGCATCCCGTTCTCCAGGATGCGCAGCACGTAGAAGGACTGACGCTGACCGGCCACTTCGGTGTGCTCGATACCCATGACCTCGCCAACGCCCTGGCCCGGGTAAACCGCCTTGTCACCAGTCTTGAAGCTGGTCTGCACTCTTTGCCGCCTCCTTGAGAATGATTCCGGCTCCGGCCACCTGAAGCACGGCCTAACTACCACAAACCACATCCTCCAGCAACATACCGTCACAGAAGCTCTTGACCGCTTCAGAACGCGCCGACTACCGTGTCGGATTTCGTGCGCGTTATCCGCCGCTGTGGGTGACGCATCAGGGGCAGGACGGGCGAGGTGGGGTTGTGAATCGCTATGCGTGGCGCGACCTCGGGGCGCGGCCATTTGTGTTTCCAGCGATGAGCCTGATGCTGGGCGCTGCTGCGAACACAGCAAGAACCGAAAGCTTTCACTGGCTATTCCTAGGCGTCGCGGCTGTCTTGAGCTCAGCCGCCTGGGCGTTCGCTCGCCTGCCTGGTGCCCACCTGGGGGTGCTGTTCGCGCTGGGGGCCGTTGGCGCGGGACTGGCAGGGCTTGAGGCCCGGGTGGACGTGCCCCCCGCGTTGATCCACGGCGGATCCGCCCTTCTGGAGGGCGACGTCGAACGTGTGGATCATTTCGATGAGGCCGTACGCGTGCACCTGGCCGTGGCCCGGGCCGGGGCGCTGGAGGCTCCCGCGGGCCCGGCGCGCTTCCGCGCCAGCCTCACCCTGCAGGGCACGCCGCCGCCGTTGCTGCCCGGCCAGCGCGTCCACGCCGAGGCGCGCCTCCAGCCCCTGGAGCCCGCGGGCAACCCCGGGGAGAAGGACTTCACGCCCCTGCGGCGCCGGCGTGCGTTTGTCTTCACCGGGAGCGTCAAGGCGGGACGGCTGCTGGTGGTGTCCCAGGCGCCCGCGTGGCGCCAGTACGTCGAGCGGACCCAGCAGGGGCTCGCGCGGGCCGTCCGGGCGGTGGCCCCCTCGGAGGATGCGGCGGCGCTGTTTCTCACCCTGGCCGCCGGGCAGCGGGCCTCGCTCGACGATGCGCTGGAGGATGCCTTCTCCCGGAGTGGGCTGGCCCACGTGCTCAGCGTGAGCGGCCTGCACGTGGCGGCGCTCGCGCTGATGACGCTGGCCCTGCTGCGGCGGATGCTCGTCCGGGTGGGCGTGCGCTTCCGGGGGATGGATGCCCGGAGGGTGGCCGCCCCCGCGTCGATTCCCTTCGTCTGGGCCTACGTGCTCTTCACCGGGAGCCAGCCGCCCGCGGTGCGCTCGGCGGTCATGGCCACGGTGGTGCTGCTGGGCCTGGCGCTGTGGCGCCGCGCCGATGGGCTCAACAGCCTGGCCGCCGCGGCGGTGGTGCTCATCGTCTGGGCGCCCTCCAGCGTGGCGGACCTGTCGCTCCAGCTCTCGTTTCTCGCCGTGCTGAGCTTGCTGCTGCTCACGCCCGCCCTGCGGGAGGCCCTTCCCGTCCCGCCGCCGGAGGCCCAGGAGAAGCGCTGGCTCGTGCGCCTCGCCCAGAAGGCACGGGAAACCCTCCTGGAGACGTTCTGCGCCAGCGTCGCGGTGACGGGGGCGAGCCTGCCCCTGGTGGCCAGCGCCTTCGGCCGCGCGAGCCTCGCCGGCCTCATCTCCAACATCGTCTGTCTGCCCCTGTGTGGCCTGCTCACGGGCTTCGCCGCGGGCGGGGCGGCCCTCTTCACGGTGGCCCCGGTGCTGGCCACGCCGGTGCTGTGGGGCGGCGCCTGGGCCTCGGAGGTGCTGCTCATCCTCACCCGCTTCTTCGCCGAGGTTCCGCTCGCCACGGTGGACCTGCCCCCCTTCGGTGGGGTGGCCACGGCCCTGTACACGCTCGGCCTCGGGGCGTGGGCGCTCGGCAACGGGCGCTGGAGGCTCGGCGCGCTGGCGGCCCCCGTGGCGCTGGCGATGGCCTTTCTTACCCCCTGGCTCATGCCCCAGCCCGCCCTGCGCATCACCTTTCTCTCGGTGGGCCAGGGCGACGCGGCGGTGATCAGCTCGCGGGGCCAGCATGCCCTGGTGGATGGCGGCGGGGTGCCCCAGGGGGCCGACACCGGGGCGCGGTTCGTCCTGCCGTTCCTCGCCCACGAGCGCATCGGGCGGCTGGCCCTCACCATCCTGTCCCACCCCCATCCCGACCATGCGCTCGGGCTCATCTCCACCCTGGGCAAGGTCCCCACGGATCAACTCTGGCTTCCCTCGGGCACCACGGAGGGCGCCCTGTCCCGGAAGCTCATCGCCGCCGCGGGGCCCGCCCAGGTGCAGGAAGTGGAGGTGGGGAGCACCTCCTTCGCGCTGGGCGAGGCCACCCTGGAGGTGCTGGGGCCGCCACGGTCAGACCAGCGGGACTTGCTCGAAGGGGTCAACGACCAGAGCGTGGTGGTGCTCGTGCGCCACGGAGAGGTGAGCGTGCTCCTGGCGGGCGACGTGGAGGAGGCAGGCGAGGAGGCCCTGCTCGAACACCTGGGGCCCGTCACCGTGCTCAAGGCGCCCCACCATGGCTCGCGGACCTCCTCCACCCCGCCGTTCATCGAACGGACCCGGCCCCGGTACGTCGTCTTCTGTGTGGGGCGCCGCAACCGCTTTGGCTTCCCCCATCCCGAAGTCGAAGCGCGCTACCGGGCCCAGGGCAGCGAGTGCTTCCGGACCGACACGGACGGCGCCGTCACCTTGGAAAGCGACGGGCAGGATGTCCGCCTGCATACCTTCCTTGCACGCGAGGCTCCCCCGGCCGCACGCCCAGTTGCCCCTGTCGCACACCGTCCCCACCCTGGGGGTTAATGATCCCTGACGATCTCGACCTGAGACAGCTCACTCTTGAAATCAAGACCGCCCTGGGGCCCGGTGAACCCGTGGGGTACCTGCGAGGCAAGTCCGTGATGCGCAACCTCCTCGTGGACATGAAGGGCTACTCCGAGCTGGAGGCCGAGGAGCTCATCGACACCCTGGAGCTCCAAGGCTTCCTCCGCTTCCTGGGCGATCCCACCGAGCGGTCCGTGGCCGACTCGCACTGGGACATCTCGCCTCACGCCTGACCGGCGCCGTTCACTCGAACGTGAGCCACCCGAAGCGGGGCAGTGCGTGGAAGTCCCCGATGAAGAGCGGGGAGAACGCCTGCCCCTCCACGTTGCGCCGTCCGAGGTGTTCCAGCCGGTAGAGGTTGAAGCGCCAGCGGTCCCCCTTGAGAGGGGGCACGTGGGGCACCTCGGCCAACCGCGCGAACGGAATCTGCATCTCCACCGTCCAGCCCTCGTCCCGGTCCGCCGGGTCGTCCAGCGTCCCGCGCACCTTCACCGCCGTCTTCATGCCGGAGTCCCAGCTCAGGTCCATTCCCTGCCGGCGCGCGGGGAAGTACGCATCGAAGAGGACGTTGTGCGGAGAGACCTGCAGCTCGTTGTAGGTCTTCCCGTCCGCGTTGGCGTCCAGGAAGACTTCCACCACCTCTTGCTCGTAGATGGGCGCATCCCGCGTGCGCAGGGTTCCCCAGACATCGGGATCCTCCACGTCGAACGCGACGTAGAGCGAAGCATCGTCGTAGAGCAACCGCGCCTCCGTCCTCAACGAGGCGCTCCGCCCATCGAAGCTGCCGCGCAGCACCACGGGGGTGGCCTCTTTCCAGGCCGCGTCGTCCAGCACGCCATCCAGCACCAGCGGCTTGGAGGCCCGCTGGACCTTGTACTCGGGGAGCTCGGGCGCCTGGCCCAGCTCGGGCCCCAGCAGCCGGTTCGCACCATCCTGCGCCCGCGGCGCATCCACCCCGAGGCGCTCGTCCCCTTTCCAGAAGCCGAGCATCACCCGGACGGGCGCGGGCGGCATCTCCACGGTGTGGACGTCTTCGACCACCTTGCCCAGCGGCCATGAGCCCAGCGGCGCGGCCCCGTTCTGGAACTCGTGGTCGGCGTTGACCACCATCTGCCCCGTCTCCGCGTCCACCACGTGGACGAAGAACCGGAACCCCTCCGGGGGCGCACGCACCGCTTGAAAGTAATGCGAGAGCTGCACCGCCTGTCCCGGAGAGGGCTGCACGGGGGAGACGCGGGAGCCCAGGTACACCAGCGCGCCACCGCCCAACGTGGCCCCACTGCGGAAGGTCAGGTCCGCGGGCGCGGCGCCCAGCGTCTTGACCTGGGCCGAGGCCGCCGGCTTCCGGGAGCGAGGACCGGCCTGTTCATCCCGGCAAGCGGCGAGAATCAGGCCCAACACGGGAAGGAAAACCAGGGAAAGAGGACGCATCCGGGGGTCGACTCTACGCCCAGGACGCCGCCCACGGCCCGGCCCTTCTGAATTATTTCCCCCCTCGCACAGTCCACTGATCAACGCGGCTCCGAATGGACAATGCCGGGAGAAACAGATGATGCGCGGTCAGGGCAGTGCGCGGCGAAGTGATGTGGCGGAACGGATGGTGCAGGCGTTGAAGTGGCTGACGGCGTGTGCGGCCCTCGTGGTGCCCCTGTCGATGGCGCACGCGGGCTCGAGCCCACAGCACTCCCGGGATGAATCGACGAATGCGCGGGGGCCCAACCGCTGCACCCAGGACTCGCACTGCGACGGCCTGCGGACCTGCAGCAGCTCGGGCTGGTGCCAGGGAGAAGCGCGGCCCCAGCCTTCCGCCCCGTCCCGCCCGCCCCCTTCGGGAACCCCTCACTAC from Stigmatella erecta harbors:
- a CDS encoding carbohydrate-binding family 9-like protein, which translates into the protein MRPLSLVFLPVLGLILAACRDEQAGPRSRKPAASAQVKTLGAAPADLTFRSGATLGGGALVYLGSRVSPVQPSPGQAVQLSHYFQAVRAPPEGFRFFVHVVDAETGQMVVNADHEFQNGAAPLGSWPLGKVVEDVHTVEMPPAPVRVMLGFWKGDERLGVDAPRAQDGANRLLGPELGQAPELPEYKVQRASKPLVLDGVLDDAAWKEATPVVLRGSFDGRSASLRTEARLLYDDASLYVAFDVEDPDVWGTLRTRDAPIYEQEVVEVFLDANADGKTYNELQVSPHNVLFDAYFPARRQGMDLSWDSGMKTAVKVRGTLDDPADRDEGWTVEMQIPFARLAEVPHVPPLKGDRWRFNLYRLEHLGRRNVEGQAFSPLFIGDFHALPRFGWLTFE
- a CDS encoding DNA internalization-related competence protein ComEC/Rec2; the encoded protein is MSSAAWAFARLPGAHLGVLFALGAVGAGLAGLEARVDVPPALIHGGSALLEGDVERVDHFDEAVRVHLAVARAGALEAPAGPARFRASLTLQGTPPPLLPGQRVHAEARLQPLEPAGNPGEKDFTPLRRRRAFVFTGSVKAGRLLVVSQAPAWRQYVERTQQGLARAVRAVAPSEDAAALFLTLAAGQRASLDDALEDAFSRSGLAHVLSVSGLHVAALALMTLALLRRMLVRVGVRFRGMDARRVAAPASIPFVWAYVLFTGSQPPAVRSAVMATVVLLGLALWRRADGLNSLAAAAVVLIVWAPSSVADLSLQLSFLAVLSLLLLTPALREALPVPPPEAQEKRWLVRLAQKARETLLETFCASVAVTGASLPLVASAFGRASLAGLISNIVCLPLCGLLTGFAAGGAALFTVAPVLATPVLWGGAWASEVLLILTRFFAEVPLATVDLPPFGGVATALYTLGLGAWALGNGRWRLGALAAPVALAMAFLTPWLMPQPALRITFLSVGQGDAAVISSRGQHALVDGGGVPQGADTGARFVLPFLAHERIGRLALTILSHPHPDHALGLISTLGKVPTDQLWLPSGTTEGALSRKLIAAAGPAQVQEVEVGSTSFALGEATLEVLGPPRSDQRDLLEGVNDQSVVVLVRHGEVSVLLAGDVEEAGEEALLEHLGPVTVLKAPHHGSRTSSTPPFIERTRPRYVVFCVGRRNRFGFPHPEVEARYRAQGSECFRTDTDGAVTLESDGQDVRLHTFLAREAPPAARPVAPVAHRPHPGG
- a CDS encoding CarD family transcriptional regulator, which gives rise to MQTSFKTGDKAVYPGQGVGEVMGIEHTEVAGQRQSFYVLRILENGMRIMIPINKVGSVGLREIISEEDVKQVYSILKEKDISVDSTTWNRRYREYMEKIKTGSVFEIAEVLRDLYLLKGDKDLSFGERKMLDTARSLLIKELSLAKDCSEEEIESDLKKIFNIAS